The proteins below are encoded in one region of Bremerella sp. P1:
- a CDS encoding VOC family protein, translating to MKIEHFALQVADPIAVARWYVVHLGMTIQKGSSQPPFAHFLADDGGQMLIELYFNDQFDVPDQSQVPPAHFHLAFVSEDIEKDRKRLIEAGAKEEGPIATQPNGDLVCFLRDPWGLTLQLVSRVEKLLA from the coding sequence ATGAAAATCGAACACTTTGCCCTCCAGGTTGCCGACCCGATTGCTGTTGCTCGCTGGTATGTCGTTCACCTGGGGATGACCATCCAGAAGGGAAGCAGCCAACCGCCGTTTGCCCACTTCCTGGCCGATGACGGGGGACAGATGCTGATCGAGCTCTACTTCAACGATCAGTTCGACGTGCCGGATCAATCGCAGGTCCCGCCGGCTCATTTTCACCTGGCATTCGTGAGCGAAGACATCGAGAAAGATCGCAAGCGGCTCATCGAAGCCGGGGCCAAGGAAGAAGGCCCGATCGCCACGCAGCCTAACGGCGACCTGGTTTGCTTTCTGCGCGACCCTTGGGGCCTGACGCTGCAGCTGGTCTCGCGCGTGGAAAAGCTTTTAGCCTAA
- a CDS encoding FG-GAP repeat domain-containing protein, protein MRLLPALLTALLLLPCPLLADELSFEPEELNTQLGVGYAVRLLDMNGDEKLDICIVDKERLIWLENPSWTEHEILGPGQTNADNVAFAPADINGDGKLDFAVAAGWGGGKTQRGTIQWITSAEAKGDHWNVHPIRNEHSTHRIRFANVIGDEKPELIIGPLFGPGTTGPHFAENGVRLIALEIPKTPTTDEWPVHMIDNSLHVMHNFLPIDFTGNGKTDIISASYEGVHLHELQEDGSWKKSQLGSGDQESSPSRGASEVKVGRLANGDWYIATIEPWHGNQIVVYTKPEDQPLRSLWTRHVLDDQLKWGHAVWCANLDDDADEELVIGVRDDQTDSTRRGLRIFDPQDAKGSQFQRTVIDPGAVAIEDLAVGDLNGDGKADIVAVGRQTHNAKIYWNKTQ, encoded by the coding sequence ATGCGATTGCTGCCCGCCTTGCTGACTGCCCTGCTTCTGCTTCCCTGCCCACTCTTGGCCGATGAGCTTTCGTTTGAGCCCGAAGAGCTGAACACCCAGCTGGGCGTCGGGTACGCCGTTCGCCTGCTCGATATGAACGGCGACGAGAAGCTCGACATCTGCATTGTCGATAAAGAGCGTCTGATCTGGCTAGAAAACCCCAGCTGGACCGAGCACGAGATCCTGGGCCCTGGCCAAACCAACGCCGACAACGTGGCCTTTGCCCCGGCCGACATCAACGGCGATGGAAAGCTCGACTTCGCGGTGGCCGCTGGCTGGGGTGGCGGCAAGACGCAGCGCGGCACCATCCAGTGGATCACCTCCGCGGAAGCCAAGGGAGATCACTGGAACGTCCATCCGATCCGCAACGAGCACAGCACGCATCGCATCCGCTTTGCCAATGTCATCGGCGATGAAAAGCCGGAATTGATTATCGGCCCTCTCTTCGGCCCCGGCACGACGGGACCTCACTTCGCAGAGAACGGCGTGCGTCTAATCGCGCTCGAGATTCCCAAGACCCCAACCACCGACGAGTGGCCGGTCCACATGATCGACAACTCGTTGCACGTGATGCACAACTTCCTGCCGATCGACTTCACCGGCAACGGTAAGACCGACATCATCTCGGCCAGCTACGAAGGCGTTCACCTTCACGAGCTTCAGGAGGACGGCAGTTGGAAGAAGTCGCAGCTGGGCAGCGGCGATCAAGAGTCGAGCCCCAGCCGCGGTGCCAGCGAAGTGAAAGTCGGTCGCCTGGCCAATGGCGATTGGTATATCGCCACCATTGAACCGTGGCACGGCAATCAGATTGTGGTCTACACCAAGCCAGAGGATCAGCCGCTGCGAAGCCTATGGACGCGTCACGTCCTGGACGACCAATTGAAGTGGGGACACGCCGTTTGGTGTGCCAATTTAGACGACGACGCCGACGAGGAACTGGTGATCGGGGTTCGCGACGATCAGACCGATAGTACCCGCCGCGGACTGCGTATTTTCGACCCTCAGGATGCTAAGGGATCCCAATTCCAGCGAACGGTCATTGACCCCGGAGCGGTTGCCATCGAAGATTTAGCCGTAGGGGACCTGAACGGGGATGGCAAAGCCGATATCGTGGCGGTCGGTCGGCAAACACACAACGCCAAGATCTACTGGAACAAAACTCAATAG
- a CDS encoding Gfo/Idh/MocA family protein, whose product MSKVRWGVLSTAKIGTVKVIPGMQKGQYCEVTGIASRSLENAQAAADQLNIPKAYGSYEALLEDPEIDAVYIPLPNHMHVPWAIKAIQAGKHVLCEKPIGLSVEEARHLADIAYQHPNLKVMEAFMFRHHPQWQKARQIVREGGIGTPVTIQCFFSYFNNNPSDIRNNPDWGGGGIMDIGCYPISLSRFILEGEPEKVIASVTRDEEFKTDVVSSVMIDFGGLMSTFTCGTKIVPYQRVNIFGTEGRVEIQIPFNAPPDEPCILWHQQGEEITEIQLPVADQYTIQGDLMSQAILEDTDVPTPISDAVANMEVIEAVFRSERSGRWESVNHMVAK is encoded by the coding sequence ATGAGTAAAGTTCGTTGGGGTGTGCTGAGCACCGCAAAGATCGGTACGGTCAAAGTCATCCCTGGGATGCAGAAAGGGCAATATTGCGAAGTGACCGGCATCGCCTCGCGCTCGCTGGAAAACGCCCAGGCAGCTGCTGACCAGCTCAATATTCCCAAAGCTTACGGTTCGTACGAAGCCCTGCTGGAAGACCCCGAAATCGACGCGGTCTATATCCCGCTGCCCAACCACATGCATGTGCCCTGGGCCATCAAGGCCATACAGGCCGGCAAGCACGTGCTGTGCGAAAAGCCAATCGGACTGAGTGTCGAAGAAGCCCGGCATCTGGCCGACATCGCTTACCAACACCCGAACCTGAAGGTGATGGAAGCGTTCATGTTTCGCCATCACCCGCAGTGGCAGAAGGCCCGCCAGATTGTCCGCGAAGGGGGTATCGGTACGCCGGTCACCATCCAGTGCTTCTTCTCGTACTTCAACAACAACCCATCCGACATCCGCAACAATCCTGACTGGGGTGGCGGCGGCATCATGGACATCGGCTGCTACCCGATCTCGCTGTCGCGGTTCATCCTCGAAGGCGAACCGGAAAAGGTCATCGCTTCGGTGACGCGCGACGAAGAGTTCAAGACCGACGTCGTGTCGTCGGTGATGATCGACTTCGGCGGGCTGATGAGCACGTTTACCTGCGGCACAAAGATCGTCCCCTACCAGCGGGTCAACATCTTCGGCACCGAAGGCCGCGTTGAGATCCAGATTCCCTTCAACGCTCCACCAGACGAGCCGTGCATCTTGTGGCATCAGCAAGGGGAAGAGATCACCGAGATCCAACTGCCGGTGGCCGATCAATACACGATCCAAGGCGACCTCATGTCGCAGGCCATCCTGGAAGACACCGACGTCCCCACGCCTATCTCCGATGCGGTCGCCAACATGGAAGTCATCGAAGCCGTCTTCCGCAGCGAACGCTCCGGCCGCTGGGAATCGGTCAATCACATGGTGGCCAAGTAG